A genome region from Sardina pilchardus chromosome 22, fSarPil1.1, whole genome shotgun sequence includes the following:
- the LOC134070603 gene encoding interferon-gamma-inducible GTPase 10-like, producing the protein MADQIFRRRARAQQVDTFNNVVLNIGITGETGAGKSSFVNAIRGPRVNEVRAAKTGVTQTTMYPTAYYDPSKPNIIIWDLPGIGDNTFKASTYLKDVKFKKYDFFIIVSAGRFKENDIMLAKEIQKKKKKFYFVRSKIDLDVKHGKEKGVTEEHILQTIREDCEKNLRKIESSAPVFLVASRDWNRFDFQELVEALERDLPGYKRPALVLNVQ; encoded by the exons ATGGCTGATCAGATCTTCCGGAGAAGAGCCAGAGCTCAACAGGTCGACACGTTTAATAATGTAGTGCTCAATATTGGTATAACAGGGGAGACTGGAGCAGGGAAGTCCTCTTTTGTGAATGCCATCAGAGGTCCTAGGGTTAATGAAGTTCGAGCTGCAAAAACTGGagtcacacaaacaaccatGTATCCCACCGCTTACTACGACCCATCCAAGCCTAACATAATTATCTGGGACCTGCCAGGAATTGGGGACAATACATTCAAAGCAAGCACCTATCTGAAAGATGTAAAATTCAAAAAGTATGACTTCTTCATCATAGTGAGTGCAGGGAGATTCAAGGAGAATGACATCATGCTGGCAAAGGAAAtccagaaaaagaagaagaagttctACTTTGTTCGCTCAAAGATTGACTTGGATGTAAAGCACGGAAAGGAGAAGGGTGTAACAGAGGAACATATCCTTCAGACAATACGGGAAGACTGTGAAAAGAATCTCAGGAAAATTGAATCTTCTGCTCCTGTCTTTCTCGTTGCATCCCGTGACTGGAACAGGTTTGACTTCCAGGAACTCGTAGAGGCTCTGGAGAGAGACCTTCCAGGATACAAGAGACCTGCTCTTGTTCTGAAT GTGCAGTAG
- the LOC134070646 gene encoding interferon-inducible GTPase 5-like → MSLPGLPPASDAAKIIADQDDSQTLLQESGKQTLEQAIAKAREEVDRFDNIVLNIAISGESGAGKSSFVNAIRGLKDIDDGAACTGVVQTTRGYSPYPHPTMPNVTLWDLPGTGEPGFKANTYLKNVNFQKYDFFIIVSATRFRENDIMLAKEIQKKKKNFYFVRSKIDIDVQEEAQKGVTEGQTLQAIQRDCEKNLREIKSPHVFLISSRDLNRFDFQKLIETLETDLPENKRQAFVLSLPVYSQQSLEKKYKTFKKSVWALAIGSGAVGGIPVPGLSPAFDVAVVVSFLMKCYYSFGLDDKSLTKLSERVNKPILDMVKESSLVMAIGSNSFLSTKMAARLGAAGAIETACTFVPVAGNIAAAGISFAVTRSVLHEGLDELYRVAQQVLHMAELE, encoded by the exons ATGTCACTGCCAGGCCTTCCACCTGCATCTGATGCTGCCAAG ATCATCGCTGATCAGGATGACTCACAAACTTTACTTCAGGAGTCTGGTAAACAGACCTTGGAGCAGGCCATTGCCAAAGCCAGAGAAGAAGTTGACAGGTTTGATAATATAGTGCTCAATATTGCTATATCAGGGGAGAGTGGAGCAGGAAAGTCCTCTTTTGTGAATGCCATTAGAGGTCTTAAAGATATTGATGATGGAGCTGCCTGTACTGGAGTGGTACAAACCACCAGAGGTTACTCTCCTTACCCCCACCCAACCATGCCAAACGTCACTCTCTGGGACCTGCCAGGGACCGGGGAGCCTGGATTCAAAGCAAACACTTATTTGAAAAATGTAAATTTCCAAAAATATGACTTCTTCATCATAGTGAGTGCCACAAGATTCAGGGAGAATGACATCATGCTGGCAAAGGAAattcagaaaaagaaaaagaatttCTACTTTGTTCGCTCAAAGATTGACATTGATGTACAAGAAGAAGCACAGAAGGGAGTAACAGAGGGGCAGACTCTACAGGCAATACAGAGGGACTGTGAGAAAAATCTCAGGGAAATTAAATCTCCTCATGTCTTCCTCATTTCATCCCGAGACCTAAACAGGTTTGACTTCCAGAAACTCATAGAGACTCTGGAGACAGATCTTCCTGAAAACAAGAGACAAGCTTTTGTTTTGAGTCTACCTGTGTATTCCCAGCAGTCTCTTGAGAAGAAATACAAGACATTCAAGAAATCAGTCTGGGCTTTGGCCATAGGTTCAGGTGCAGTAGGAGGAATCCCAGTGCCAGGTCTCTCACCTGCTTTTGATGTTGCTGTGGTAGTGTCTTTCCTAATGAAATGCTACTATTCATTTGGACTAGATGATAAATCCCTTACCAAGCTGTCTGAGCGAGTAAACAAACCAATACTGGACATGGTAAAGGAATCATCACTTGTCATGGCAATTGGTTCAAACTCATTTCTTTCAACAAAAATGGCAGCAAGACTTGGCGCAGCAGGTGCTATAGAGACTGCGTGCACCTTTGTGCCTGTTGCTGGTAATATAGCAGCAGCTGGAATATCTTTTGCTGTCACACGATCTGTGCTCCATGAGGGGTTGGATGAATTGTATAGAGTAGCCCAACAGGTGCTTCACATGGCAGAGCTGGAATAG